In Maridesulfovibrio sp., a single genomic region encodes these proteins:
- a CDS encoding winged helix-turn-helix domain-containing protein, with amino-acid sequence MLKELFTSKTRIKLLLKLFLNPDVSSYLRELAAEFNVSPNAMKEELDGLSDAGYLNKKKEGRYIYYNANSTHPFFPEISSIVRKYIGIDQILEYILSTIGDVDSVYILDDYAKGIDSGIIDVLIIGDETDTNRIGDLCLKAEEAIKRKIRIMVLNTDEFEKTRDIYLRRPNWKVV; translated from the coding sequence ATGTTGAAAGAACTATTTACATCAAAGACAAGAATCAAGCTTCTGCTCAAGCTTTTTCTCAACCCGGATGTTTCATCGTATCTACGAGAACTGGCGGCGGAATTCAATGTTTCCCCGAATGCAATGAAAGAGGAACTTGATGGTCTAAGTGACGCAGGATACCTGAACAAGAAAAAAGAAGGGCGTTACATTTACTACAACGCCAACTCGACCCATCCGTTTTTCCCTGAAATAAGTTCAATCGTCCGCAAGTACATCGGCATTGACCAGATTCTTGAATACATCCTTTCCACAATAGGTGACGTTGATTCCGTATACATACTGGATGATTACGCCAAAGGAATCGACTCCGGGATCATTGATGTTCTCATTATCGGAGACGAAACCGATACCAATCGCATCGGGGACCTTTGCCTTAAGGCTGAAGAAGCCATAAAACGCAAGATAAGAATAATGGTCCTGAACACGGATGAATTTGAAAAAACCCGCGACATTTATTTAAGACGACCAAATTGGAAGGTTGTCTAA